A genomic segment from Helicobacter sp. NHP19-012 encodes:
- a CDS encoding proline--tRNA ligase has product MRYSKLFAPTLKEPPKDAVLKSHQFLVQAGYIQQIGSGVYSFLPLAQRVLKKILNVIDEVMQAHGAQSCLFNFVTPATLWQESGRFGKYGKELLAFKDRKDNDFVLGPTHEEVAVEIAKAHIKSYKQLPLHLYQIHTKFRDEIRPRFGLMRAREFIMKDGYSFHIDSADLDREFLNMQAAYNEIFECLGLKVRAVEADSGAIGGSKSREFVLLAPCGEDTLVACASCAYVANVEVAKRAKRAEPDNVPQAAFAKFPTPNTPNIEAVSAYLKVEPFFILKAVVKKVLLENNESQLAVFFVRGDDSLEETKALNACKSQVPALSLEDIEGAELKKYGLFAGYIGPYGLKHLVPNALVFFDTDLSEADSLVCGANEEGAHFVGVDLSSFSGLDYKDIATAKAGQACAECGGVLEHHKSIEVGHIFKLGDKYSKSLGAQFLDQEGRACCFEMGCYGIGVSRLLAAILEQNADERGCVWSETTAPFKVVLVVANTKDNALNALGEELYTALLDANVEVLLDDRAERFGAKMADFELIGCSYALIVGNKAKEGVFELVKRQGLSKLEMTKQEVLDFFKGA; this is encoded by the coding sequence ATGCGCTACTCTAAACTCTTTGCCCCCACTTTAAAAGAACCCCCCAAGGATGCGGTGCTAAAAAGCCATCAATTCTTGGTGCAAGCCGGCTACATCCAGCAAATCGGCAGTGGGGTGTATAGTTTTTTGCCCCTAGCCCAAAGGGTGCTTAAAAAGATTCTCAATGTCATAGATGAGGTCATGCAAGCGCATGGGGCGCAAAGTTGTTTGTTTAACTTTGTAACCCCGGCGACTTTATGGCAAGAGAGCGGGCGCTTTGGCAAGTATGGCAAGGAACTTTTAGCCTTTAAAGACCGCAAGGATAACGACTTTGTGCTCGGCCCCACGCACGAAGAAGTGGCAGTGGAAATCGCCAAAGCCCACATCAAAAGTTATAAACAACTCCCCCTGCACCTCTACCAAATCCACACCAAATTTAGAGATGAAATCCGCCCCCGTTTTGGGCTCATGCGCGCTAGAGAGTTCATCATGAAAGATGGCTACAGTTTCCATATAGATAGCGCCGACCTAGATCGAGAGTTTTTAAACATGCAAGCCGCCTATAATGAAATCTTTGAGTGCTTAGGCTTAAAGGTGCGCGCGGTGGAGGCGGATAGCGGGGCGATTGGGGGCAGCAAGAGTAGGGAGTTTGTGCTCTTAGCTCCCTGTGGGGAGGACACTTTAGTGGCTTGCGCAAGCTGCGCTTATGTGGCAAATGTAGAGGTCGCCAAGAGAGCAAAGAGGGCAGAGCCGGACAATGTCCCACAGGCTGCCTTTGCCAAATTCCCCACCCCCAACACCCCCAACATTGAAGCGGTGAGCGCATATTTAAAAGTAGAACCCTTTTTCATCTTAAAAGCAGTGGTGAAAAAAGTTCTCTTGGAAAATAACGAGAGCCAACTTGCGGTGTTTTTTGTGAGGGGCGATGACAGCCTAGAGGAAACCAAGGCTTTAAATGCGTGTAAAAGCCAAGTGCCCGCTTTAAGTTTAGAGGACATTGAGGGCGCAGAGCTAAAAAAATACGGGCTTTTTGCCGGCTACATCGGTCCCTATGGGCTAAAGCACCTTGTGCCTAACGCCCTTGTGTTCTTTGACACCGACTTAAGCGAGGCAGATAGCCTAGTGTGTGGGGCAAATGAAGAGGGGGCGCACTTTGTGGGTGTGGATTTGTCTAGCTTTAGTGGGTTAGATTACAAGGACATTGCCACAGCCAAAGCGGGGCAGGCGTGCGCTGAGTGCGGGGGTGTTTTAGAACACCACAAGAGCATAGAAGTGGGGCATATTTTTAAACTCGGAGATAAATACTCCAAGAGTTTGGGGGCGCAGTTTTTGGACCAAGAGGGGCGTGCGTGTTGCTTTGAAATGGGTTGCTATGGGATCGGGGTGAGCCGCTTGCTCGCCGCCATTTTAGAACAAAATGCTGATGAAAGGGGCTGTGTGTGGAGTGAAACCACCGCCCCCTTTAAAGTCGTGCTTGTGGTGGCAAACACTAAAGACAACGCATTAAACGCCCTAGGCGAAGAGTTATACACTGCCCTTTTAGACGCTAATGTAGAGGTGTTACTAGATGATAGAGCCGAGCGTTTTGGAGCGAAAATGGCGGATTTTGAGCTGATCGGCTGCTCTTATGCGCTCATTGTGGGCAACAAGGCTAAAGAGGGGGTGTTTGAGCTTGTGAAAAGACAAGGTTTGAGTAAGCTTGAGATGACAAAACAAGAGGTCTTGGACTTCTTTAAGGGTGCGTAA